In Brachionichthys hirsutus isolate HB-005 chromosome 5, CSIRO-AGI_Bhir_v1, whole genome shotgun sequence, a single genomic region encodes these proteins:
- the hgfb gene encoding hepatocyte growth factor — translation MWIYKLVFGLFLISCSEGRRNALQDYQKNHSTQLLFPDSFHRTRSKRVTLTKCAKVCSRNRILPFACRAFLYDHKNRKCQWLSFDSNSPGVQSQQDFNYHLYQKKDYVRECIVGTGQSYRGRWSVTASGILCQAWASPIPHEHKFMSKRYRKNDLRENYCRNPDNFTTGPWCFTTDPRPQLRHQECGIPLCSEVECMNCIGEDYRGPMDHTESGKECQRWDLDRPHNHLYQPRRHPEKGLDDNYCRNPDGRHRPWCFTTDPNTLWEYCNIKVCETTPTINVAETTKCYQGRGEGYRGTVDVTPTGLNCQRWDSQYPHNHTFPPEAYTCNDLRENYCRNPDGQEFPWCFTTDPRVRTMLCTNIPQCGTQNQLDDCYEGFGENYQGQQSTTKSNLPCSPWRDHNSSGERGLVMDILEANYCRNPDKDKHGPWCHTNNSAIPWDYCHIKHCETSQNTIPLGELSSVGCFIHKRTRIVGGGPVRISDGSWVVSIQKGPVHWCGGSLIREEWVLTDRMCFSSCVPDLSDYRVWLGVSDMQEGAEDWSRRQEVKIAHVICGPDGSSLALIRLSKPALPADNVHTVQLPVDGCSIPEGTFCRMYGWGETKGTGHDDVLKAVNLPIVSNERCEEMHRRNLQITNTRICAGGRSNEGVCERDYGGPLVCQDGEIKVIVGVSVHGRGCARANQPGIFINVPYYTQWIYKVFKYYPNPEII, via the exons AGCATTCCTCTACGatcataaaaacaggaaatgccAGTGGCTGTCGTTTGACAGCAATTCACCAGGAGTTCAGAGCCAACAGGACTTCAACTACCATCTCTATCAAAAGAAAG ACTATGTTAGGGAGTGCATTGTGGGTACAGGTCAGAGCTACAGGGGGCGTTGGTCAGTGACAGCAAGTGGGATCCTGTGCCAAGCCTGGGCCTCTCCCATTCCTCACGAACACAA ATTCATGTCTAAGAGGTACAGGAAGAATGACCTCAGAGAAAACTACTGTCGCAACCCAGACAACTTCACCACCGGACCGTGGTGCTTCACCACTGACCCACGGCCACAACTCAGACACCAGGAGTGTGGCATACCTCTTTGTTCGGAGG TTGAGTGTATGAACTGCATTGGTGAGGATTACAGAGGACCCATGGACCACACAGAAAGTGGAAAGGAATGCCAGCGCTGGGACCTGGATAGACCACACAACCACCTGTACCAGCCCAGGAG GCACCCTGAAAAGGGCCTGGATGATAACTATTGTAGGAACCCAGACGGACGCCACAGACCCTGGTGTTTTACCACAGACCCAAATACCCTCTGGGAGTACTGCAACATCAAAGTTTGTG AAACAACTCCCACCATTAATGTGGCGGAAACAACCAAGTGCTACCAGGGCAGAGGAGAGGGTTATAGGGGGACAGTCGATGTGACCCCCACAGGACTCAACTGCCAAAGATGGGACTCTCAGTATCCCCATAATCACACATTCCCCCCCGAAGCCTACACCTGCAA TGATTTGAGAGAAAACTATTGTCGGAATCCAGATGGCCAAGAATTCCCATGGTGCTTCACTACGGATCCAAGAGTACGAACAATGCTCTGCACCAACATCCCTCAATGTGGCACCCAAAACCAACTTGATG ACTGCTATGAAGGCTTTGGAGAGAATTACCAAGGACAGCAGTCAACGACTAAATCAAACCTTCCCTGTAGTCCCTGGAGAGACCACAACAGCAG TGGTGAGAGGGGATTGGTGATGGACATTCTGGAGGCAAACTACTGCAGAAACCCAGATAAAGACAAACATGGGCCTTGGTGTCACACTAACAACTCTGCCATCCCCTGGGACTACTGCCATATAAAACATT GTGAGACTTCACAGAACACCATTCCACTCG GTGAGCTGTCTTCTGTGGGTTGTTTCATCCATAAGAGAACCCGGATTGTGGGAGGAGGTCCAGTCAGAATATCAGATGGCAGCTGGGTGGTCAGCATACAGAAAGG CCCAGTGCACTGGTGTGGGGGTTCTCTCATCCGAGAGGAGTGGGTCCTCACGGACAGAATGTGCTTCTCTTCGTG TGTTCCGGACCTCAGTGACTATCGGGTGTGGTTGGGAGTCTCAGATATGCAAGAAGGTGCTGAAGACTGGTCcaggagacaggaagtcaaaatAGCTCACGTGATATGTGGTCCAGACGGCTCCAGTTTAGCCCTCATCAGGTTGTCTAA GCCTGCCCTTCCCGCAGACAATGTCCATACAGTACAGCTGCCAGTGGACGGGTGCTCCATTCCAGAGGGCACATTTTGTAGAATGTATGGATGGGGAGAAACCAAAG GGACTGGCCATGATGATGTACTTAAGGCTGTCAACTTGCCCATCGTCAGTAATGAGAGGTGCGAAGAGATGCACAGACGGAACCTCCAAATCACCAACACCAGGATTTGTGCTGGGGGCAGGAGCAATGAAGGAGTGTGTGAG aggGATTACGGCGGTCCTCTTGTGTGTCAGGATGGTGAGATCAAGGTTATTGTGGGAGTAAGTGTCCATGGTAGAGGCTGTGCTCGCGCCAACCAGCCTGGCATCTTCATCAATGTGCCATACTACACACAGTGGATCTACAAGGTCTTCAAATATTATCCCAACCCTGAGATAATCTAG